In Synechococcus sp. UW179A, the DNA window TCGAGGGGCTCAGTTCGAGGTGATTCCCTATCTGGATGCGCGTCATCACGCTGAGTTGAATCTCGCCCGGCGTCGCCGGGATTCATCGGAGGATTACGGCAGCTGGAAGCAGTTGTTTGATCAGACCTTCATCTGACCATGCAAGACGGACCGCTCCGGTGACAGAGATTCAGAGTCGCTGGCAGCAATTGCAACAGCGGCTCCCGCAGGGAGTCAAGTTGCTTGCTGTGAGCAAGATGCAGCCTGCTTCAGCAGTTCGAGAGCTTGCCGCTTGCGGTCAGATCGATTTTGGTGAAAGTCGTGTACAGGAGGCCTTGCCTAAGCAGGAAGCCCTGTCGGACCTCACCCATTTGCGCTGGCATTTCATTGGACGGCTGCAGGCCAACAAGGTGCGTGCGGTCGTGAAGGCCTTCAGTTGGATTCATTCCATCGACTCGATGGCACTGGCGCTGCGTTCATCTCGAATCGCACTAGAGGAAGGGCGATGTCCCTCAGTGCTGTTCCAAGTCAAGCTGAGGCCAGATCCCTCCAAGGGTGGCTGGGACCCTCACTCTTTGAAAGAGGCTTGGCCGGTGCTGCGTGAGTTGCCTGGCCTGAATGCCTCCGGGCTGATGACCATGGCCCCATTGGGACTGGACAGCAACGAGCGTCAGGGCCTTTTCAGGGATTGTCGCAATCTGGCGGATCAGCTTGAGCTATCTCAGTGTTCGATGGGCATGAGTGCCGATTGGCCCCAGGCGGCCGCCGCCGGTGCGACCTGGGTCCGTGTGGGATCAGCCCTATTTGGTGCACGGCCACCTTTAACCCCTGAAAGAAAATGATCAGATCAACGTTGCGAGATGGACATCAATTCATCTGGACACGCTTGCTCACAACTCCCTTGAGCGCTATTCAGGGTCAAGGTTCTGCAGATTTCCAGTGTCGTTGATTTCTCGCCTTCGTGCGGTCGTTGCTGGTGATGATTACCTGGACGGCGATTATGACGAGCTCGACTACGACACAGGTGAGCAGGAAGACACTATGCAGGGCATGTCATCTGCAAACACCAGCGCTCTGGCTCCTCTGGATGCATCCAATCCCTTTGAGATGGACCAGAATTTCTCAGGCTCGAATGTGATCGGTATGCCTGGAATCAGTTCCGGCACTGCAGAGGTTTCATTGATGGAACCGCGCAGCTTTGATGAAATGCCAAGGGCGATTCAGGCCTTGCGCGAGCGCAAAACAGTGATTCTCAACCTCACGATGATGGAGCCCGATCAGGCTCAGAGAGCGGTTGACTTCGTGGCCGGTGGAACCTTTGCCATTGATGGGCATCAAGAGCGTGTTGGTGAAAGCATTTTCTTGTTTGCCCCGAGTTGCGTCACCGTGACCAACGCCAGTCAGGACGAGAGCACCACTCCTACTGTTGTCACTAAGGATGTGGAGCAGGCTTCGGCTGAGAGCAGCGTTGCCCCCGCGCCAGCCTGGTCCGTTTCGGACGCTGCCGCTCTCTGATTTTTCGCTTCGGTGACCGTTTCCGTTGGTGTGATTGGCCTGGGCCGGATGGCCCAGGCCCTGATTTTTCCTCTCATTGAGAGAGGCAAGCTTCAGTCAGCCGATGTCATCGGGGTTGTCGGCAGTCAAGCGTCCGTCGCCAGGTTGACCCCTGAATTGCCCCAGGGTTTCGTTGTTGTTACGGCCTCTGATTCCAGGGCTATTGACGCCTGGAATGCCCCTGTTCAGTTGCTGGCCATCAAGCCCCAGCAGCTTGATGCTGTGGCTGAATGCGTTGGCCCACCTCAACCCGGCCAGTCAGCGCTGCTGATCTCGGTGTTGGCGGGTGTCACGTTGGAGCGTCTTCAGAGCCAATTCCCAGGGCGGGTCTGCGTGCGTGCTGTTCCCAATACCCCTTGTTTGGTGGGTGAAGGGTTGTGTGGGCTGTCATGGGGAGAGGGAATCACGGCGCAGCAGCGTCAGTGGGTCATGGAGGCCTTCGATCCTGTGAGTGAGGTACTTGAGCTGCCGGAGTCGAAGCTGGATGCGTTTCTGGCGTTGACCTCCTCTGGCCCTGCCTATGTGGCTTTGGTTGCCGAAGCCATGGCTGACGGAGCAGTGGCCGCTGGTTTGCCGCGTGAGCAAGCCCACCGACTCGCTCATCGGACACTGGCCGGAACCGCCGCATTGCTTGATCAGCAGCAGCTTCATCCAGCTCAGCTCAAGGACATGGTGGCCTCCCCTGGGGGCACGACGATGGCGGCTCTTCGCAAATTAGAGAACGCCGGTGTTCGGACAGCCCTGATTGAGGCGGTGATTGCTGCCACTGAACATGGGCGAGCTTTGCGCTAAGCCGCAAGCGGAGCTCTTCGCATCAGATCGCCATACAATTGTTCGAGGGCGTCGATGTTGCGGCTGATGGTGTATCGCTGCAGTACTCTCTCGCGGGCTTGTCGACCGAGTTCGCTCGTGAGCACAGGCTGATCGCGCAGCACCGGAAGCAGGGTGCGCAGTTGGCTGGTTACGCCCAGGGTGCTCATCACGATCCCTGCCCCGCCGGCGAGCACTTCTCCATCAGCTCCAGCATCGGTGGCCACACAGGCACAGCCACTGGCCATGGCTTCAAGTAGGGCGAGTGACAGCCCCTCAACAAGGGAGGGAAGCACGAACACCTCGGCGCATTGCAGTAAGGCAATGCGCGTGGCCAGATCTGCTTCATAGCCCCACCAGAGCACGTCTTCGTCGTAGCTGTTTTGAAGGGTGCTGCGCAGAGGCCCTTCGCCGACAATCACCAGACGACAGCCTTCCATCGGCACCAGACGCCAGGCCTGCAGAAGAGCCTCCACGTTTTTCTCCGTAGCGACGCGCCCCATGTAAAGGAAGACGCGCTCCTGGCCGAGTCGGGAACGCACCTGATGCATTGGACTGCCGAGTGGCAGTGCTATTCCAGGCTCTCTTTGTGGGGTAGAGGGAGTCCACTGGTGGGTGTCAACCCCATTGGGGATCACGGCTAGGCGGTCTTCACGCACCCCAAGACGCGCCAGGAATTCAGCTTGTAGATCAGAGAACACGATCACTCGGTCGTACTTGGAGAGTGCCGGTGCGTAGAGCTGATAGGTGAGTTGCTGTGTGCCTGCCGTCAGGTTGCGAAGGCTGGCATCAAAGGGAGGGTGGAAGGTGGCTACCAGCGGCACCCCCAATTGCTGACAGAGCTCCGGCAGTCGGAAATCCAGCGGCGACAGCGTGAGGCTCGCATGCACTAGATCGGGTTGCAGGCGTTCCAGCGATTCCCGCAACTCACGCTGGGCACCCGGTGAGGGAATCGTGTAAACCTGCGATTTCACCAGATAGGGAAGGCTGACATCCGGATCATTGGCTAGAAGCGATGTGCTGCTGCCGGGTGCCTTCGGATTATCGAAGTGAATGAAACTGGTCTGATGACCCCGTGCCCTTAGGGCCTCGGTTGTACTGAGCCCATAGGTGACATTGCCGCAGAACGGAGTTTTTTTGCCTAGCCAGGCAATATGCGTCACCGCCACCGTTCACAAGCCATGGCCGACGCTAGCAGCGCTGCCAGGGCTGTTCGAGCAAGGCGGCAATAAGAGCCAGCAGGGCGAGCAACCACAACACCGGACTGAGCCCGATGCTGCTGACCAGAGTGCCTGCCAGCACTAGCGGCAGACTGAGGGCGATGTTGATCAGGTTGTTTTGAAGGCCAAAGACTCTGCCTCTCTGGGATACCGGAGTGTCCTCCTGGATGGTGGTCTGCGCCGGAATGGCAACGAGTGCGGCTCCAATGCCGAGGATCCCGCAGAACGCCAAAGTGCTGTTGAGCGAGCCCTTGAACTGGCTGAGCAATACGAGTGAAAAGGTGATTAAGCCAAGGCCTGCTGATGTGAGTCGGCGCCGACTGAAGTGATGACCAAGTTGGGCCATCATCACGGCGCCAAGGGCCATGCCCAGTCCGCTCATTGCTAGCAACATGCCGAAACCAGAGGGACCAAGACTGCGAATCAGGCCTGCCAGCTGAAGGGCCAGAACATAGAGAGCGGCCAATAGGCTGTAGAGCAGCACCAGGTGAACCATGGCGTTGCGCACCGTGGGGATACGCTTCAGCACCTGCAGCCCTTCTCCGATTTCGTGCCACACCGATCGACCATCGTTGTGGATCTCCCGTTCCCGGTGGCGGACCGCCAGCAGGCTCAGGGCCGCCATGCCGTAACAGAACGGCAACAGAATGAACTCTCCACCGCGTATGCCAACCGTGCTGAACAGATGGTTCAGTCCTCGCAGGATCGGCTCACCTAGCGCGAAGCCAACGATGGTGGCTCCCATGCTGGTGGTTTGGTAAAGCGAGTTTGCGGCCAGGAGGTGTTCGCCAGGCACAAGCAAGGTGATGGCCGCCTGTTCGGCAGGTGCAAAAAACTGCGTAAGGATCGATTCGACAAACGTCATGCCGATCAGACCCCAGTAGCCCCAGGGCAGTCCAAGGATCAGGGGACCTGGAATCAGGAACAGAGGGGTCAGCATCACCATGAGTGCCCTCAGTCCGTTTGAGGCCACCATCACGCGCCGTTTGGGCCAGCGGTCAACCCATACCCCCGCCACGCTGCCTAGGACCATCGCCGGCAGCGTGTTGGCTACGAAGATCCCTGTGGCCAGAAGGGTGATGACCTTTGTGCGGGTACTGATATCGAGGCCGTAATCGGAGGCCACCTCCGCAAGAACGCCGTTCTGCTGTGTTGTGAGCAGCAAGTGCTGATCGATCAGAAAGACCATCAGCACGATGTAGAACTTGTCCGCCAGTTGGGAGAAGATCTGGCCGATCCAGAGTTTGCGGAAGTCGCTCAGGCGCAACACAGCCTGGAGACCGCGGCCTCTCTCGGGATTGTTGCCGGTGGGTAGGACCGGCTCTGGACTGTTCAGTGGGGATCCGCTCAAGGTTCCAGCAATGATCGGGTCATGATCGCTTACGGCGATGGCATGCAGTTGCCGACCATCTCCAGCGAGCGCACCGGGCGGGGCAGATGGGTGCGGCACCAGCATTCCAGGACAGCCAGGAGCTTTAGCCACACCGGACGTGGGCCCATCAGTTCGCCATCGCGTCTTCTGGGCAGTTCTGCCCTGGGCAACCGTTGCAAAAGAGCCAGCTCGGATGGGTTGAACTGCAGTGTGGCGCCCGGTAGGGAGCCGATCGCTAGTCCCTCTTCAGGGAGAAGGCTGCAGCGCCATTCCCACTGGCCAATCGGAGGAGCCAGCTCTGCTCCGGTGCGGCAGCAGATTTGCAGTGGAATTCCATAGCCGCCCAGCGCCAGCAGATGGACTCCCGCCTGCACGAGCATGGCCAGGCAGAGATCTGGGTCGGGTTGGGTGGAGCGGCTCAGGGTTTCCAAGCTTTCGAGGTGAATTAGCACCGTCTCCAGCATTCCGGGAACAGGGTCGCAGTCGCTCACAAGGGCAATCGCCAGTTCCGCCAGAGCCTGGGCTGCTGCCAGCGTTTCCAGTTGTTTTGCAACACCGCTGTAGTTATGCACGACCTGAAGCTGCCGCACCCGCTTCAAACTGCGACGACCCACCACCTGCAGATTCAGCAGGGTGAGCGGAACTGCAGCGGCAAGGCTGCTGCGTGGTTTGCGTGCTCCGGGCACGGCCAGGCGCACGACACCCTCGTCATCACTCAGCAGGGTCAGCAGTCGGTCATGCTCGCCGAGGGGGCCCACTTTGAGGGCCAGTCCCGTCAGGCGCTTGTCCCCACTCATCGCTTTTGCCGCAGGGCCTTCACCAACGCTGGACCGTGACTGGTGCCCAGCGCGATTGCTCCTGCTTCCACAAGATCAAGGGCCTGCTCAAGCTCTCGGATCCCGCCGGCGGCCTTGATGGCGCATCGGCCTCGGGTGAGCTGCCGCAGTTCTCTGATCTGCTCCGCTGAGACTGCAGCCCCGAATCCGTTGCCGGCCTGCAGCGATGCAGCGCCTGCATCCATGGCGGCCTCGGCGGCTAGAGCCAGCTGCGCTTCATTGAGCTGATTCACATCCAGCACCACGGTCATGGGCAGATCCAGTGCTGCGATCGCCGCCAGTTCCTCGGCGAAGCTGTTAGCTCGACCATTCATAAGCGCCGACCAGTCCGGTGTGACCTCCAGAGCTTCGGCCCCATGGGCAGCCGCCCATTCGGCTTGGGCCTGTTTCAGCTCGGCGGGCAGCGCCCCAAATGGGAAGGCAACTGTGGCGATCAGCTTCACCGGACCCTGGCCTCCCAGGCGCCTGCGCACGACTTCCAGGTGAGTGAGACTGACGCAGACACCGCCGAATCCCAATTGGCGGGCAGCGTCGCAGAGCGTGAGCAGTTCCTCCTCCTGCAGCAGTGGATTGAGCAGAGCCTGGTGAATCAAAGGGGGGATGTCCGGCAGGTCCTGCCGGCGCGGTGACTTGGTCATCGCTGAGCAAACGACGGATCAAGTCGTCACGAAAGGTTCAGTTGCGTGCCTGGATCACTCCATAGCCACCGTGGTTGCGCCGATAGATCACCTGGAGCTCGCCGCTTTCACTGTCGCGGAACAGATAAAAGTCATGGTCGATGAGATCAAGCTGAGTGCGGGCATCATCCAGCGTCATCGGCGGCATGGCGAAGTACTTACGCCTCACCCCCGGACTGGGCAGCTGAGCCTCCTTCCCCTCGAGCAGTGAACCGTCTATGGGGCTGTCATCCAGCACTGCTTCAGTGGTTGGGGTCTCGCTGGCCCGGTGGCCATGGCTGTGGTGATGGTCGCTGTGGCGTTCTTTAAAGCGTCGCAACTGCCGTGCCAGCTTGCTCGCCACTAGGTCAATGCTGGCGTAGAGATTCTCACTGCGCTCCTGGGCACGAATCACTGTGCCATTTGCGAAGACGGTGACCTCGGCCGTCTGCTGAGGAACGCGGGGATTGCGGGCCACCGATAGATGTACATCCGCTTCTTGAACAAGATCGTTGAAGTGATGGATCGCCCGATCAAGCTTCGTCTCGGTGTAATCCCGTAATGCGGGAGTCACATCCAGATTGCGACCATGGATCAAGAGCTTCATGCATCCCTCCGGTGCCTGCGCCTAACGGAAAGCTAGTGACGCCGTTGAATTCCGGAACCGGGTCTTCGGCATTTCTTTTTCAGCCTGATCAGCTGGTGCCTTTCCAGCAGGCCTGGGATCTGCAGCGCCGCTGGCAGGAGCGTTTGCTCCTGGAGTCAGCAACCGACGCTGATCCAGAAGCGGTCTGGCTGCTGCAGCACCCACGCTGTTACACCCTCGGCCGCGGCGCCAGTGAAGACCATCTGTTGTTCGACCCAGAGCATCCGCCGGCCCCACTGCATCGCATCGATCGTGGTGGGGAAGTGACGCATCACGCACCCGGTCAACTGGTTGTTTACCCGGTGTTGGATTTGCGCCGTCGTCGAACCGATCTGCACTGGTATTTGCGGCAGTTGGAACAGGTGGTGATTGATGTGTTGCAGGTGCTCGGTCTACAGGGGGAACGCATGGAAGGACTCACCGGGGTCTGGATCGATCAGCAGAAGGTGGCGGCAATCGGTGTCGGTTGCCGTCGCTGGATCACACAGCATGGTCTTGCCTTGAACGTGACCTGCGAGCTGGAGGGTTTCCAGTCCGTGGTGCCCTGTGGCATCAAAGGGCGAGCTGTCGGTCGACTTTGCGACTGGATTCCTGATCTGGAGATCGAGATCGTGCAACCTTTGCTGCGCGATGCCCTGGCTGCACGCTTCGAGCTGATCTGGCGCGAGAGCAACCCTGATGCGGCGCTCACCGGTGCACCCTGATTGCCGAAGCATTTCGATTGCCGAAGCAGCCTTGAGGTGATAGGCCTGGGCGACTGCATAGCGTTCCCGTGACTGCCGCCGCTCAATCCACCTGGCATCCAACCTCCCGCGAGCAGGCGGCACTGGCTCACCAGGCTCATGTTCAACGTCTCGGCCGGGTGGATCAGGTCTGGCCCTGGTTGAAATCCCATCACGGTGATGTGATGGCCGTTGATGCTCCCCATGCGGCTCATCCGGAGCGTCTCAGCTATCAACAGCTGGCGGAGCGGATTGATCAAGCCGCTGCCGCATTCCGCAGTTTGCGGATCGGCAGCGGCGATGTCGTGGGCCTTTTCGCGGAAAACAGTCCTCGCTGGCTCGTGGCCGATCAGGGGCTGATGCGAGCAGGTGGCATTGATGCGGTGCGTGGGGCAGCAGCACCTGTGGAAGAGCTGCGCTACATCCTCGAGGATTCGGCGGCCGTCGCGCTGGTGGTGCAAACCGCTGATCTGTTGCAGCGTCTACAGCTTCCGGCGGAGCTGCAGGAGCGTCTGCGTTTTGTGCTCGTGCTTGAGGGTCCAGCTCCTGAGGGTGCGATCGATTTCGATGCTTTTTTGGCCCTTGGCGATGGTCAGGAAGTACCCGATCCAATGACTGGACGGGACCGCGCCTCTGCGCCAGCCACCACGGCCACGATCCTCTACACGAGCGGAACCACCGGTCGGCCCAAGGGCGTGCCTCTCACGCATGCCAACCTCCTGCACCAGATGCGCAGCCTTGCCTGTGTCACCCGACCGGAACCCGGATCACCGGTGCTGAGCGTTCTGCCGATCTGGCATTCCTATGAACGCAGCGCCGAGTACTACTTCTTTTCCTGCGCCTGTTCGCAGAGTTACACCACGATCAAGCAGCTCAAGAAGGATCTGCCTCGGGTCAAACCGGTGATCATGGCCACGGTCCCCAGGTTGTGGGAGGCGGTTCAGGCTGGCTTCGAGGATGCCGTTAAGACATTCCCCGCATCCCGTCAACGCCTGTTGAGGGCTGCCCTGGCCAACAGCATGGCCTACACCCTCGCCCGACGCCGCAGCCGTGACTTGATGATTCAACCGTTGCGCAAGCGCGACCGTCTGAAGGCTGCGGCAGAGGCGAGCCGTCGATGGCCAGCCCATGCACTGGCTTCCAAGCTGATCTGGCCCAAGCTGAGGCAGCAGCTGAGTGGTGGAAAACTGCGCTTTCCGATCAACGGAGGAGGTGCCATTGCTCCCCATGTGGATTCCTTTTTTGAAGCGGTGGGCATTGAGCTCTTGGTTGGGTATGGCCTCACGGAAACCAGTCCGGTGGTGAGCTGCCGGCGGCCGTGGCGCAACATCCGCGGCAGCTCCGGTCTGCCCCTCCCGGAAACTGAGTTCCGCATTGTTGATGCCGAGACCAGGAAGCCACTCGGGTTCCGGGAACGTGGAGTGGTGCTGGTGCGTGGTCCTCAGGTGATGGGTGGCTACCTCGGCAAACCTGAGGCCACTGCAAAAGTTCTTGATACCGATGGCTGGTTTGATACGGGCGATCTGGGCATGCTTCTCCCCGACGGATCTGTGGTCCTGACAGGACGGGCCAAGGACACGATCGTGCTCAGCAGCGGTGAAAACATCGAGCCTGGGCCGCTTGAGGAGGCGCTGGTCTCCAGCCCCTTGATCGAGCAGGTGATGTTGGTGGGGCAGGACGAACGTCAGCTCGGAGCCCTAGTGGTGCCGCGGGCAGATGCGATCAAGGCCTGGGCCAGCTCCCAGGGCTGCGATCCAGGTGATGACCTTGGCGGTCATCCGGGTGATCAGCGCTTGCTCAAGCTGCTGCGCGGAGAGCTGAACCGACTGTTGGCTGACCGTGCAGGATCCAGGGCTGATGAGCGTCTTGCCGGTGTGGCTCTCGTGGAACCCTTCTCGATAGAGAATGGTTTGCTCACCCAGACCCTCAAGCAACGCCGAGATCGGATCACGGACCGGGATCGCTCGTTAATCGAGAGCGTGTATGGCCGCTGAAAGCCATCAGGCCAGGGTCGGGTTGACCATCCGCCGTGGTACTGAGACGCTTGGCGCTGCTTCCCCGCCCCAATGTCTGACGGCACCACTCTGTCGATCAAGCGTTCCATCACCATCCGTGCCGTTGTTACACCGGCCTGGAAGGAAGAGGCCGAGCGTGAGCTGAGCGCTGGCATCTCAACCACCGACCAGCAATTGGCCCAGCTGGAACAGGAGGGTCAGCAGGTTGTTGATGATGTTCGTCGTCAGAGCGCCAACCCCCTTGATCCCCGTGTGCAGGAGCAGGTCGCTCAGGTGCAGCAGCAGGTTGCAGCCAAGCGTGCTGAGCTCGAAGAGCAGAAGCGCAATCTTCTGCAGCAGCAGGCCCAGGTTCGCGATCTTGAAATGGAACAGATCGTGGATCAGGGTCAGCTTGAGAGCTTCTGCGATATTCAGGTGGGCGACAACCTGGTGAGCAAAATGCAGGTTGCGGTGGTGGTGCGCGACGGTGTGATCGAGTCGATCGAGCAGGGCTGAGCGCTGATGGGGGCCGGCCTGCCGGCCCGTAAGATTTTTCTAGTCAGCTCCTCTGGAGACGGTTTTGGCCACCCACGACATCTTCATGCCTGCCCTCAGCTCCACGATGACGGAGGGGAAGATCGTTGAGTGGCTCAAAAATCCTGGCGACAAGGTGGGCCGAGGCGAGTCGGTGCTCGTGGTCGAGTCCGACAAGGCCGACATGGATGTTGAATCCTTCAATGAGGGTTATCTCGCGGCTGTTTTGATGCCCGCTGGCAGCACGGCTCCTGTGGGCGAGACCATTGGCTTGATCGTGGAGACCGAGGCAGAGATCGCCGAGGCTCAGGCCAAGGCTCCGTCGGCTGGTGGATCGGCTCCGTCACCTGCAGCCCCTTCTCCCGCAGCCCCTGCGCCAACTGCCCCCGCTCCAGCTGCCGCCGCTGTACCCGCACCCGCACCCGCTCCTGCTCCTGCTCCCGTTGCGGTTCAACCGCCAGCCGCGCCAGCTGCTCCGGCTACTGCACCAACGAGCAATGGTCGACTGATTGCCAGCCCTAGGGCGAAGAAACTGGCTTCTCAGATGGGCGTCGACCTCAGCGGGGTCCGCGGTAGTGGTCCCAATGGTCGAATTCAGGCGGAGGACGTGGAACGCGCTGCTGGGCGTCCCATCAGTGTGCCCCTGGTCGCAGAAGGGACCGCCGCTGCTGTGAGTGCCGGAGCCGCGAGCGCCACCAAGGCTCCCAGCTCCCCTGTAGGCAACAGCTTTGGTCGGCCTGGCGACACCGTGCCGTTCAACACCTTCCAGGGTGCGGTGAACCGCAATATGGAAGCCAGCCTTGCCGTCCCTTGCTTCCGTGTGGGCTACACGATCACCACGGATCAACTCGACGCCTTCTACAAGCAGGTGAAGCCCAAGGGCGTCACGATGACGGCTCTTCTGGCTAAGGCCGTAGCCATCACCCTCGCTCGTCATCCTCAAGTGAATGCTGCAACCACCGCTGCGGGCATGAGCTATCCCGCCGATGTGAATGTGGCTGTTGCCGTAGCCATGGAAGACGGTGGTTTGATCACCCCCGTGCTGCGTCAGGCCGATCAAACTGATCTGTATGAGCTCTCACGCCAGTGGGGGGATCTGGTGAAGCGCTCGCGCAGCAAACAACTTCAGCCAGAGGAATACAGCACCGGAACTTTTACCCTCTCCAATCTCGGCATGTTTGGAGTGGACCGCTTCGATGCCATCCTTCCTCCTGGCACCGGTGCCATCCTCGCGGTGGCTGCTTCAAGACCTGCCGTTGTGGCTGGAAAGGATGGCTCCATCGCTGTGAAGCGTCAGATGCAGGTCAATCTCACGGCGGACCACCGTGTGATCTATGGCGCCGATGGTGCTGCGT includes these proteins:
- a CDS encoding dihydrolipoamide acetyltransferase family protein, with the translated sequence MATHDIFMPALSSTMTEGKIVEWLKNPGDKVGRGESVLVVESDKADMDVESFNEGYLAAVLMPAGSTAPVGETIGLIVETEAEIAEAQAKAPSAGGSAPSPAAPSPAAPAPTAPAPAAAAVPAPAPAPAPAPVAVQPPAAPAAPATAPTSNGRLIASPRAKKLASQMGVDLSGVRGSGPNGRIQAEDVERAAGRPISVPLVAEGTAAAVSAGAASATKAPSSPVGNSFGRPGDTVPFNTFQGAVNRNMEASLAVPCFRVGYTITTDQLDAFYKQVKPKGVTMTALLAKAVAITLARHPQVNAATTAAGMSYPADVNVAVAVAMEDGGLITPVLRQADQTDLYELSRQWGDLVKRSRSKQLQPEEYSTGTFTLSNLGMFGVDRFDAILPPGTGAILAVAASRPAVVAGKDGSIAVKRQMQVNLTADHRVIYGADGAAFLKDLAELIETRPESLAI